One stretch of Roseimicrobium sp. ORNL1 DNA includes these proteins:
- the zwf gene encoding glucose-6-phosphate dehydrogenase, giving the protein MSELENPFQETLIQRHRAEPCTVVIFGATGDLTHRKLIPALYNLAAGGDLPPQAKVVGFARREKTDEGFRAELEEANKKHSRQGHDPALWASFGASIHYHKSEFQDLEGYKSLKALLDKFDEERGVPANRLFYLASAPEFFDEIMLMLKQSGLNEGPQGKWARVVCEKPFGKDLATARRLNQVVNDVFAEKDTYRIDHYLGKETAQNIMVLRFANVMFEPLWNSTYIDHVQITCAENLGMEGGRGGYYDTAGALRDMVQNHLFQLLSLVAMEPPSDLGADAVRDEKVKVIRSLRRYKGPEEVAKNIVRAQYTAGSVDGVERVGYRQEDRVNPESKTESYVALRLFVDTWRWQGVPFYVRVGKQLPKKATEISIHFKAPPQVPFPTLEQRGTRNVLVIRIQPDEGISLRMLSKLPGVQLLMQPVKMDFRYSTSFGKASPEAYERLLLDAMAGDATLFARRDEVENAWAFIDELENAWHKSGNPPPMCEYPAGSWGPKEADELLQADGRVWRRL; this is encoded by the coding sequence TCCCCCGCAGGCCAAGGTGGTGGGCTTTGCGCGTCGCGAGAAGACGGACGAAGGCTTCCGTGCGGAACTGGAAGAGGCGAACAAGAAGCATTCCCGCCAAGGCCATGACCCGGCTCTCTGGGCCAGCTTTGGAGCGAGCATCCACTATCACAAGAGCGAGTTCCAGGATCTCGAAGGCTACAAGTCCCTGAAGGCCCTCCTCGACAAGTTCGACGAAGAGCGTGGCGTGCCCGCCAATCGCCTCTTCTACCTCGCGAGCGCTCCGGAGTTCTTCGACGAAATCATGCTCATGCTCAAGCAGAGCGGCCTGAACGAAGGCCCCCAGGGCAAGTGGGCCCGTGTCGTGTGCGAAAAGCCCTTCGGCAAGGACCTGGCCACCGCCCGCCGCCTGAACCAGGTGGTGAACGATGTCTTCGCGGAAAAGGACACCTACCGTATCGACCACTACCTCGGCAAGGAGACCGCGCAGAACATCATGGTGCTGCGCTTTGCCAACGTGATGTTCGAGCCGCTCTGGAACAGCACTTACATCGACCACGTGCAGATCACCTGCGCGGAAAACCTGGGCATGGAAGGCGGACGCGGTGGCTACTACGACACCGCCGGCGCCCTGCGTGACATGGTGCAGAATCACCTCTTCCAGCTTCTGAGTCTCGTGGCCATGGAACCCCCGAGCGACCTCGGCGCCGATGCCGTGCGTGACGAGAAGGTGAAGGTCATCCGCTCCCTGCGCCGCTACAAGGGACCGGAGGAAGTCGCGAAGAACATCGTGCGCGCCCAGTACACCGCGGGCAGCGTGGATGGCGTGGAGCGCGTGGGTTACCGCCAGGAAGACCGCGTGAATCCCGAGTCCAAGACCGAGTCCTACGTGGCGCTGCGCCTCTTTGTGGACACCTGGCGCTGGCAGGGCGTGCCCTTCTACGTGCGTGTGGGCAAGCAGCTCCCGAAGAAGGCCACGGAAATCTCCATCCACTTCAAGGCACCACCCCAGGTCCCCTTCCCCACGCTTGAACAGCGCGGCACGCGCAATGTGCTTGTCATTCGCATCCAGCCGGATGAAGGCATCTCCCTGCGCATGCTCTCGAAGCTCCCCGGCGTGCAGCTCCTCATGCAGCCCGTGAAGATGGACTTCCGCTACAGCACCAGCTTCGGCAAGGCCAGCCCGGAAGCGTATGAGCGCCTCCTGCTCGACGCCATGGCGGGTGACGCCACGCTTTTCGCCCGTCGCGACGAAGTGGAGAACGCATGGGCCTTCATCGACGAACTCGAGAACGCCTGGCACAAGTCCGGCAATCCTCCGCCCATGTGCGAGTATCCCGCCGGCTCCTGGGGTCCCAAGGAAGCAGATGAACTCCTGCAGGCAGATGGCCGTGTATGGCGCCGCCTTTGA
- a CDS encoding glucose-6-phosphate dehydrogenase assembly protein OpcA, with translation MSIVLDTSTLGQEVPLGRVDKALKELWGQDEARTKASLMNFAIYSEDPESLDDNTRRLEEITLEHACRGLLILVLPSEGEPKARAWVTAHCQLHEGHKSVCSEQVSFVLEGGNMNQVRNIVFAHLDSDLPLFCWWQGELSSNFNERFYSVMDLLFFDSATWTDPARDMAILHTALTEKTSKFRVYDLSWLRSHLFRTAIASCFSDATALAELSKLKKMEISHCPGQRISALLLVAWLGVRLKCTLGTENGSIRLQQPEGQVIEVYLTESSSSGSEAVQSVTLCSENACFKVSRDCGTAYIKTDVSIGGHHHEQMLPADLVTDVELITEQLSRLGGQSLYGQMIPMLRGLLG, from the coding sequence ATGAGCATCGTACTCGACACTTCCACACTCGGTCAGGAAGTCCCGCTTGGACGCGTGGACAAGGCCCTGAAGGAACTCTGGGGTCAGGATGAAGCGAGGACCAAAGCCTCGCTCATGAACTTCGCCATTTACAGCGAGGACCCCGAGTCTCTGGACGACAACACCCGCCGGCTCGAAGAAATCACGCTGGAACACGCCTGCCGTGGCCTGCTGATTCTCGTCCTGCCTTCCGAGGGTGAACCCAAGGCCCGCGCCTGGGTCACAGCCCACTGCCAGCTTCACGAAGGACACAAGTCCGTGTGCAGCGAGCAGGTCTCCTTCGTGCTCGAAGGCGGCAACATGAACCAGGTGCGCAACATCGTCTTCGCGCACCTCGATTCCGACCTTCCCCTCTTCTGCTGGTGGCAGGGTGAGCTCAGCTCGAACTTCAACGAGCGCTTCTACAGCGTGATGGACCTGCTGTTCTTCGACAGCGCGACCTGGACCGACCCCGCTCGTGACATGGCGATCCTGCACACCGCGCTGACGGAGAAGACCTCGAAGTTCCGCGTGTATGACCTGAGCTGGCTGCGCTCGCACCTTTTCCGTACCGCTATTGCCTCCTGCTTCTCGGATGCGACGGCTCTCGCCGAGCTTTCGAAGCTGAAGAAGATGGAAATCAGCCACTGTCCCGGCCAGCGCATCAGCGCACTGCTCCTCGTGGCGTGGCTCGGTGTGCGCCTGAAGTGCACCCTGGGTACGGAGAACGGCAGCATCCGCCTCCAGCAACCCGAAGGTCAGGTGATTGAAGTGTACCTCACCGAAAGCAGCAGCAGCGGCAGCGAAGCGGTGCAGTCCGTCACGCTGTGCTCGGAGAATGCCTGCTTCAAGGTATCCCGCGACTGCGGCACCGCGTACATCAAGACGGATGTCTCCATCGGTGGCCACCATCACGAGCAGATGCTTCCGGCGGACCTCGTCACGGATGTGGAGTTGATCACTGAGCAACTCAGCCGCCTCGGTGGCCAGAGCCTGTACGGGCAGATGATTCCGATGCTGCGGGGATTGTTGGGGTGA
- a CDS encoding FAD-dependent oxidoreductase, producing the protein MDLRSGHAFWLVRNGILNAYPALDKDLRCDVVVVGGGITGALVGYHLSEAGISTVVLDRRDIGWGSTSASTALLQYEIDTPLVELKERLGEETAARCYRSCRDAIYKLRDLTQKLDDDCGFSLKPSLFMAKRASDTAFMKHEYTARAEAGFKLEWWSARDVKRHMKFQRPCALYSQDGAQVDAFRLTHRLLEKAQTDFGLRVFDRTELSDYRVSGRQVLVKTNRDCTIRAKHIIFATGYEFKQLSDRKLVKLHSTFAFVSEPMPAGKLKHLWHENCLLWEKADPYLYIRTTDDHRVLIGGEDEDFRDPEKRDGMIAAKSATLQRKFRHLFPHIKLEPAFCWAGTFGETEDGLAYIGQLPEFPRASFALGFGGNGITYSVLAAEILRDHVLGNSNAYSDLYRFDRHGG; encoded by the coding sequence ATGGATCTCCGCTCTGGGCACGCCTTCTGGCTCGTTCGCAATGGCATTCTGAATGCCTATCCCGCGCTCGACAAAGACCTGCGCTGTGACGTGGTCGTCGTGGGTGGTGGCATCACCGGAGCGCTGGTGGGGTACCATCTCTCGGAGGCCGGCATTTCCACGGTGGTGCTGGATCGACGCGACATCGGCTGGGGCAGTACTTCTGCCAGCACGGCGCTGCTGCAGTATGAAATCGACACCCCGCTCGTCGAACTGAAGGAGCGCTTGGGTGAAGAGACGGCCGCGCGCTGCTACCGCTCCTGTCGGGATGCCATCTACAAACTTCGCGACCTCACTCAGAAACTGGACGACGACTGCGGCTTCTCGCTCAAGCCAAGTCTCTTCATGGCGAAGCGCGCCAGTGACACCGCATTCATGAAGCACGAGTACACGGCGCGTGCAGAGGCAGGCTTCAAGCTCGAGTGGTGGAGCGCTCGCGACGTGAAGCGGCACATGAAATTCCAGCGCCCCTGCGCGCTCTATTCCCAGGACGGCGCGCAGGTGGATGCATTTCGTCTCACACATCGCTTGCTGGAGAAAGCGCAGACAGACTTTGGCCTGCGTGTCTTTGATCGCACGGAACTCAGCGATTACCGCGTCAGTGGCAGGCAGGTCCTGGTGAAGACGAATCGGGACTGCACCATCCGCGCGAAACACATCATCTTCGCCACGGGTTATGAGTTCAAGCAACTCAGCGACCGCAAGCTGGTGAAGCTGCACAGTACCTTCGCCTTCGTGAGCGAACCCATGCCCGCCGGGAAACTGAAGCATCTCTGGCACGAGAACTGTCTTCTCTGGGAGAAGGCGGACCCCTATCTCTACATCCGCACCACCGATGACCATCGTGTGTTGATTGGCGGTGAGGACGAGGACTTCCGCGATCCGGAGAAACGCGATGGAATGATCGCCGCGAAGTCCGCGACGCTGCAGAGGAAGTTCCGACATTTGTTTCCCCACATCAAGCTTGAGCCAGCCTTCTGCTGGGCAGGCACCTTCGGCGAGACTGAAGACGGGCTGGCCTACATCGGCCAGCTCCCCGAGTTCCCGCGCGCTTCGTTTGCCCTGGGGTTCGGCGGAAACGGGATCACCTACAGCGTGCTCGCTGCCGAGATCCTACGCGATCACGTTCTGGGGAACTCCAATGCGTACAGCGACCTCTATCGCTTTGACCGGCATGGTGGTTGA
- a CDS encoding autotransporter-associated beta strand repeat-containing protein, whose protein sequence is MVHGFKAPAFKASGILGQGFLKLAFLQAILAATTTLCAFATEQTATWTSSNGNWNNSNGNAWSPRGVPTSSTSVRFGSSSVSSSTVQATVNGNSVVSAGASIGYSSGKTATVIVQDTGGNAGLWTASGTMTVGDAGTGTLTIRSGGEVKVTTGGANIGQQSDGVGTVTVTGTGSKWNITGGMTIANEGQGSLTISSGGVVTFTDYVKIGVAECATGTVLVTGAGSQWSGSSETIKVGYEGVGQLTIENGGRVLANEVILGKEGSGEGTLNLKGTTGARGVLEVGSILEGEGSGTINFDGGVLKARESGSLFQGFEKGDLQILAGGAYIEVGTGLSTSITTAMEGTGGLTKTGNGTLTLNSSTANTYQGTTAVQEGTLVLARTAADSGTVRNLEVGDGTGAAGSAVVRLDKNEQIKNDASVTIKSDGAFQLNGKTETVGSLVNQGGSFTTGAGKLTAGDSVTFAGGTNTINSGGTVESDHVVISGGTNTVEAGGNLKVLAGGEGLELNNASVTLNSSKGAAGSLTLRGDVTSTGNSSIATAGVGTNAGTVNLDGGTRDFNVVSGQLAVSADITNGGLTKLGTGTMVVSGNSTYAGTTTISEGTLNVTGSLSKTSSVVVADGGTLMLSGTAGSSKVNDAAAVTLQDGSTVAFDAGLTNHTETMGQLTLSGDSIVDFGVGSSNNILRFAISGAIDWTGTLSIYNYQPGHQIYFGTQDSIVSLTQEQLDSITFYSGAGTGLLGTGQWTGNNSGQVVVGSGIGGEIAPVPEPASVMSALLLLGVIGWGERGWLSRRGAVRRRLQTA, encoded by the coding sequence ATGGTCCATGGATTCAAGGCGCCAGCCTTCAAGGCTTCCGGGATTCTGGGGCAAGGTTTTCTCAAGCTCGCCTTCCTCCAAGCTATCCTTGCCGCCACGACCACCCTGTGCGCCTTTGCTACCGAGCAAACTGCCACCTGGACCTCCTCCAACGGGAACTGGAATAACAGCAACGGCAACGCCTGGAGCCCCAGAGGCGTTCCCACCTCGAGCACGTCAGTCCGATTTGGCAGCTCATCGGTGAGTTCGTCCACGGTGCAGGCAACGGTGAACGGCAATAGCGTGGTCTCCGCGGGCGCCAGCATCGGCTACAGCTCGGGCAAAACGGCCACCGTGATCGTGCAAGACACTGGTGGAAATGCCGGCCTCTGGACGGCCAGCGGAACCATGACCGTGGGCGATGCTGGTACCGGCACCCTGACCATCCGGAGTGGCGGCGAAGTCAAGGTCACCACCGGCGGAGCGAACATCGGTCAACAAAGTGATGGAGTAGGCACCGTCACCGTGACTGGCACCGGCTCCAAGTGGAACATCACGGGCGGCATGACCATTGCGAACGAAGGCCAGGGCTCCCTGACGATCAGCAGCGGGGGTGTGGTCACCTTCACAGACTATGTGAAGATTGGAGTCGCGGAATGCGCCACCGGGACCGTGTTGGTGACGGGGGCAGGATCGCAGTGGTCCGGCAGCAGCGAAACCATCAAAGTCGGCTACGAGGGCGTGGGGCAACTCACCATCGAGAACGGCGGACGTGTCCTGGCGAACGAGGTGATCCTTGGCAAAGAAGGATCGGGTGAAGGCACCCTGAACCTGAAAGGCACCACCGGAGCTCGCGGAGTCCTTGAGGTGGGCAGTATCTTGGAGGGAGAGGGATCCGGCACCATCAATTTTGATGGGGGTGTCCTCAAGGCCCGGGAATCCGGGAGCCTGTTCCAGGGCTTCGAGAAAGGCGACCTTCAGATCCTCGCAGGCGGGGCGTACATTGAAGTCGGAACAGGGCTTTCCACCTCCATCACGACTGCCATGGAAGGTACCGGTGGCCTGACCAAAACAGGGAACGGCACCCTGACTCTCAATTCCTCGACTGCAAACACCTACCAAGGTACGACGGCTGTGCAGGAGGGCACCCTGGTGCTGGCGCGCACGGCGGCCGACAGTGGCACCGTGAGAAATCTGGAAGTCGGAGACGGCACGGGCGCGGCAGGCAGCGCTGTGGTGCGACTGGACAAAAACGAACAGATCAAGAATGACGCCTCCGTCACCATCAAGAGTGACGGCGCATTCCAACTCAACGGCAAGACCGAGACTGTGGGCAGCCTTGTGAACCAGGGCGGCTCTTTCACCACAGGTGCCGGCAAGCTTACTGCGGGAGACTCCGTCACCTTTGCCGGTGGCACCAACACCATCAACTCAGGAGGAACCGTGGAGTCTGACCACGTGGTCATCTCCGGTGGCACCAACACCGTGGAAGCTGGAGGCAATCTGAAAGTACTCGCTGGTGGCGAAGGACTGGAACTCAACAATGCCTCGGTGACTCTGAACTCAAGCAAAGGTGCGGCAGGTAGCCTCACGCTTCGCGGAGACGTGACCAGCACCGGCAACTCAAGCATTGCCACCGCGGGTGTGGGTACCAATGCAGGAACGGTCAACCTTGATGGCGGCACCCGCGACTTCAACGTGGTCTCCGGACAACTTGCCGTGAGCGCCGACATCACCAATGGCGGACTGACCAAGCTGGGTACAGGCACCATGGTGGTCTCGGGGAACAGCACTTATGCGGGAACCACAACGATCTCGGAAGGCACTCTCAACGTCACGGGCAGCCTTTCCAAGACAAGCAGTGTCGTGGTCGCCGATGGTGGAACGCTCATGCTGTCCGGCACTGCTGGCAGCAGCAAGGTGAACGACGCAGCAGCAGTCACGCTGCAGGATGGAAGCACCGTTGCCTTCGACGCAGGCTTGACCAACCACACGGAGACCATGGGCCAGCTCACACTCTCGGGGGACTCAATCGTCGACTTTGGCGTGGGCAGCTCGAACAACATCCTGCGCTTCGCGATTTCAGGTGCGATCGATTGGACAGGCACGCTTTCGATTTACAACTACCAGCCAGGTCATCAGATCTACTTCGGTACGCAGGACAGCATCGTGAGCCTCACGCAGGAGCAACTCGACTCGATCACGTTCTACAGCGGCGCGGGCACCGGACTGCTGGGTACCGGGCAATGGACAGGAAACAATTCCGGACAGGTGGTCGTGGGGTCGGGAATCGGCGGAGAAATCGCCCCTGTGCCTGAGCCTGCGAGCGTGATGAGCGCGCTCCTGCTGCTGGGAGTGATCGGCTGGGGAGAACGCGGCTGGCTCAGTCGCCGGGGTGCTGTACGTCGCAGACTGCAGACCGCCTGA
- a CDS encoding ATP/GTP-binding protein has protein sequence MHPLLKLVVSGPVGAGKTTFIRLLSETEVVDTDVPSTEDIGKPTTTVAMDFGSLVIDGYPIHLFGTPGQERFNFMWDVLCEGAHGMMFLVAGDRPQDLPNARLILDYITSQITIPFIVGVTRQDLDRVWSPGDVADYLDLPKHLVLGLNATDHGECIDILYELFAAINGSAKNMPN, from the coding sequence ATGCATCCTCTTCTCAAATTGGTCGTCTCAGGTCCCGTGGGCGCTGGTAAAACCACATTCATACGACTTCTTTCCGAAACAGAAGTAGTGGATACCGATGTGCCCTCTACTGAAGATATTGGAAAGCCCACTACCACGGTCGCCATGGACTTCGGTTCTCTGGTAATTGACGGCTACCCCATTCATCTTTTCGGCACACCGGGACAGGAACGATTCAATTTCATGTGGGACGTGCTCTGCGAAGGAGCTCATGGAATGATGTTTCTCGTTGCTGGTGATCGCCCTCAAGACCTTCCAAATGCCCGTCTAATCCTCGACTATATCACAAGTCAAATCACTATTCCTTTCATCGTAGGGGTGACACGACAGGATTTGGATCGAGTCTGGAGCCCCGGCGATGTCGCCGATTATTTAGACCTGCCGAAACACCTTGTGCTCGGTCTAAACGCTACTGATCACGGTGAGTGTATAGACATCCTCTACGAGCTCTTCGCGGCCATCAATGGTTCTGCGAAAAACATGCCGAACTAG
- a CDS encoding roadblock/LC7 domain-containing protein has product MALNAELEGVLQRLRSAVPEIQGSLVASIDGLVIASNTKGDANRMAAMIATALGLGMRICDTFSAGDLSETSVTGNSGQIYVYSTGPKGVLAVYAVTGANVGLINLECRDAAKKIAAIFG; this is encoded by the coding sequence ATGGCACTTAATGCTGAACTCGAAGGAGTCCTTCAAAGACTTCGTAGCGCTGTCCCTGAAATTCAGGGATCACTTGTAGCATCAATAGATGGATTGGTAATTGCCAGTAATACGAAAGGGGACGCTAACCGCATGGCCGCAATGATTGCGACCGCGCTCGGCTTGGGGATGAGAATCTGCGATACCTTCTCCGCCGGAGATCTCAGCGAAACCTCTGTGACGGGAAATTCTGGCCAGATTTACGTGTATTCGACCGGCCCCAAAGGGGTTCTGGCTGTTTATGCAGTAACAGGAGCAAACGTCGGATTGATAAATCTCGAATGTCGTGACGCGGCTAAGAAAATTGCCGCCATATTCGGCTAA
- a CDS encoding hydrocarbon-binding protein, whose product MKLRKNLDDFMSIICFRAAIVGMEDILGADGTAAALIAAGRKRGKDVADSLGLTGSNPDVGKMTETLDEVFGKKGTKLCSILEMSETPEGGYLIKTEDTVCMASEAPGSTRRCTFTLGAVLGAVEAMTGKALAGTHVAKITDGSPTDDLLLNPY is encoded by the coding sequence ATGAAATTACGCAAAAATTTGGATGACTTCATGAGCATCATTTGTTTCAGAGCCGCCATTGTTGGCATGGAGGATATCCTTGGAGCCGACGGTACCGCTGCTGCGCTGATCGCTGCGGGACGCAAGCGTGGAAAAGATGTTGCCGATTCACTGGGCCTCACCGGCAGTAATCCAGATGTTGGTAAGATGACCGAAACTTTGGATGAGGTCTTTGGCAAAAAAGGCACCAAACTCTGTTCAATCCTGGAAATGTCGGAGACACCGGAAGGTGGTTATCTTATCAAAACTGAAGATACTGTTTGCATGGCATCCGAGGCACCAGGGAGTACTCGACGCTGTACTTTCACTCTTGGCGCCGTGCTGGGAGCTGTAGAGGCTATGACGGGCAAAGCGCTCGCTGGAACACATGTTGCTAAAATCACAGATGGATCTCCCACCGACGACCTCTTGCTGAACCCGTACTAA
- a CDS encoding autotransporter-associated beta strand repeat-containing protein, whose protein sequence is MWTRGTVQGLVSAATLLLAIAAQGQSVWNSTNGTWNSNGAGNEWTPNGVPTSSTVVHFGSTAVVPTTVTATVKGKSVVSASAIIGVDSGRTATVIVEDQGSPGVWTASGDIYVGMAGTGTLTIHDGGEVVQSSGGGIIGQSTGSVGTVNVTGAGAKWTISNGGLTVGNSGQGTLNITGGGEVAANGASVMGYAAGSNGTILVSGAGSLLSNTSGIAIGRSGTAQLTIENGGRYLGTTVNLSLVTGSGTLNLNGTAGARGVLEVNSIVGGLGTEAFNIDGGILKARTNGALIGTGFEAGDIQVLSGGAIIEVGSGISSSVSSSLAGAGGVTKTGTGTLTFNGTDANSYNGVTVVENGTLVLDRAAADSGTVKNLEVGDGTGASGSAVVRLDKNEQINDNASVTIKSDGSFNLNGKNETVGTLVNQGGTFTTGAGKLTGTGASVTWAGGTNTINSGGSVEDAHVVISGGTNTVEAGGNLVVLAGGAGLEINNASLTLNASNTTAGNLTLRSSVTSTGNSSIATAGVGTNAGTVNLDGGTRDFNVASGQLSVSANITNGGLTKLGTGTMLASGTSTYAGATTVSNGTLNVSGSLSQTSSVVVANGGTLMFSGTAGSSKINDSAAITLQAGSTLAFAAGLSNHTETLGALTLSGNSIIDLGTGSNNILQFALSGAASWNGTLSIYNYNLGDRIYFGTQDNNTSLTLAQLNSIQFFSGAGTGLLGIGQWTGNNTGEVTFGSGEIAPVPEPATVMTALLLLGIVGWSERSWFTRRGALRLRQQAA, encoded by the coding sequence ATGTGGACGAGAGGAACGGTTCAGGGCCTTGTCAGCGCGGCCACCCTTCTGCTCGCCATCGCAGCCCAAGGCCAGTCCGTGTGGAATTCTACCAACGGGACCTGGAACAGCAACGGCGCCGGCAATGAATGGACTCCCAACGGAGTCCCTACGTCGAGCACGGTCGTGCACTTTGGAAGTACCGCAGTGGTCCCAACGACGGTCACGGCGACCGTGAAAGGCAAAAGCGTAGTCTCCGCAAGCGCCATCATTGGCGTTGACTCGGGCAGGACGGCCACCGTGATTGTGGAGGATCAAGGAAGCCCCGGAGTTTGGACGGCCAGTGGGGATATCTACGTGGGCATGGCTGGCACCGGAACCCTGACGATTCACGATGGCGGCGAAGTAGTTCAAAGCTCTGGCGGCGGGATCATCGGTCAATCAACTGGTAGCGTGGGCACGGTCAACGTCACAGGCGCCGGCGCCAAATGGACCATTAGCAACGGTGGTCTGACCGTCGGAAACAGTGGCCAAGGCACCCTCAACATCACTGGCGGAGGCGAGGTAGCCGCCAACGGAGCGTCCGTCATGGGATATGCCGCCGGTTCGAATGGAACGATACTCGTGTCAGGTGCTGGCTCGCTCTTGTCCAACACCTCCGGCATTGCCATTGGCAGAAGTGGCACCGCACAACTCACCATCGAGAATGGCGGACGCTACCTGGGGACGACCGTGAACCTTTCCCTGGTTACGGGCTCAGGCACCCTGAACCTGAACGGCACCGCTGGTGCTCGCGGGGTACTCGAAGTGAATAGTATCGTGGGAGGACTCGGAACTGAAGCCTTCAATATCGATGGAGGCATCCTCAAAGCCCGCACGAATGGAGCTCTCATTGGCACTGGCTTCGAAGCTGGGGACATCCAAGTCCTCTCGGGCGGGGCCATCATCGAAGTCGGCTCCGGTATCTCCTCCAGCGTGTCCTCTTCCCTGGCGGGAGCTGGCGGAGTGACCAAGACGGGGACCGGTACACTGACCTTCAACGGCACTGATGCCAACTCCTACAACGGTGTGACGGTGGTGGAGAATGGTACACTCGTCTTGGACCGTGCTGCGGCAGACAGCGGCACCGTGAAGAATCTGGAAGTCGGAGACGGCACCGGCGCCTCAGGCAGCGCTGTCGTGCGATTGGATAAGAACGAACAGATCAACGATAACGCCTCCGTCACCATCAAGAGTGACGGCTCTTTCAACCTCAACGGGAAGAACGAAACCGTGGGCACCCTCGTGAACCAGGGCGGCACCTTCACCACAGGTGCTGGCAAACTGACGGGCACGGGAGCTTCCGTCACCTGGGCTGGCGGCACAAACACCATCAACTCCGGCGGCAGCGTGGAAGATGCGCACGTGGTGATCAGTGGTGGAACCAACACCGTGGAAGCCGGCGGCAACCTGGTCGTCCTCGCTGGTGGCGCTGGACTGGAAATCAACAACGCCTCCCTGACCCTGAACGCGAGCAACACCACCGCTGGCAACCTTACGCTTCGGAGTTCGGTGACCAGCACGGGCAACTCGAGCATTGCCACTGCGGGTGTGGGTACCAATGCAGGAACGGTCAACCTCGATGGCGGCACCCGTGACTTCAACGTGGCCTCTGGACAACTCTCCGTAAGCGCCAACATCACGAATGGCGGCCTGACCAAGCTGGGCACCGGCACCATGCTGGCTTCGGGCACCAGCACCTATGCGGGCGCCACCACGGTCTCGAATGGCACGCTCAATGTCTCGGGCTCCCTTTCCCAGACCTCCAGCGTTGTGGTCGCCAATGGTGGCACTCTCATGTTCTCCGGCACCGCCGGCAGCAGCAAGATCAACGACTCCGCGGCTATCACCCTGCAGGCCGGCAGCACGCTCGCCTTCGCCGCAGGCTTGAGCAATCACACGGAGACCTTGGGCGCGCTTACTCTCTCCGGAAACTCCATCATCGATTTGGGAACCGGCAGCAACAACATCCTCCAGTTTGCCCTCTCCGGTGCGGCCAGCTGGAACGGGACCCTGTCCATCTACAACTATAACCTGGGAGACCGAATCTACTTCGGCACGCAAGACAACAACACGAGCCTCACTCTGGCTCAACTCAACTCGATTCAGTTCTTCAGCGGCGCTGGCACGGGACTGCTGGGCATTGGCCAGTGGACGGGCAACAACACCGGCGAAGTGACCTTCGGTTCGGGAGAAATCGCTCCCGTACCTGAGCCTGCCACCGTGATGACCGCGCTCTTGCTCCTGGGCATCGTGGGCTGGAGCGAGCGCAGCTGGTTCACACGCCGGGGCGCTCTCCGCCTCAGGCAGCAAGCCGCGTAA
- a CDS encoding RDD family protein — MSEEPHPTEYETASVVQRVVAHGIDSVVASAVIFASGNLLNLESVGGMLVFVMVLAVALGYRIFGDSYFEGHALGKRLVGIRVFDARHRRPCTHMQSAIRNCILFIPLMPMIELVLLCIDGQERWGDRLAQTYVMRDHALQAPVHAPDRPLHLEGLETTLHHGSRTDSQQQGEAG; from the coding sequence ATGAGCGAGGAACCCCACCCTACCGAATATGAAACCGCATCCGTCGTCCAACGAGTCGTTGCCCACGGCATTGACTCCGTGGTCGCGTCGGCGGTGATCTTTGCCTCAGGCAACTTGCTGAATTTGGAAAGCGTGGGCGGCATGCTTGTCTTTGTGATGGTGCTGGCGGTTGCGCTGGGTTACCGCATTTTCGGTGACTCCTACTTCGAGGGCCATGCCTTGGGGAAACGCCTCGTGGGCATTCGAGTCTTCGACGCACGTCATCGCAGGCCCTGCACCCATATGCAGAGCGCTATTCGCAATTGCATCCTCTTCATTCCGCTGATGCCGATGATTGAACTCGTGCTCCTGTGCATCGATGGACAGGAACGATGGGGAGACCGTCTGGCCCAGACCTACGTGATGCGTGACCACGCCCTACAGGCTCCGGTCCATGCGCCCGACCGCCCCTTGCATCTGGAGGGCCTGGAGACGACCTTGCACCACGGGTCCAGAACGGATTCACAACAACAGGGAGAAGCGGGCTAG